Proteins encoded within one genomic window of Amycolatopsis sp. 2-15:
- a CDS encoding ATP-grasp domain-containing protein has product MEKDQNRSSGRPRVLIVGSTPNMYAFIAILRPHAEFIAATNWRNVPMTCAKSRWCDEFWPIAVPEPTEWDVSSGVPADGATAGFVSYVLELTADLRITHIIPASDQMIFWLSGHRAAFGDAGAILCCPDFAATSLVQDKVRLNEFAEQRGVPVPRRIPVGDDDAALVAVREELGFPVVVKGLTSAGSSGVRYAEDAGQLSSAVQELRKNSPAVALHEYIPGTTEPSVTFLLDKKGVPVVETWLRKVRYADSGRSCCVISVSPPPIAPAVREMARELGMMGWCAFQFKADSRSGELVLIEGNPRSGNNFKILVEIWRSLGIDVGKLTLAAWNGLPLPRHVTPPGLVGASVLEEPTAFVVALRGRLRGSSRPDNKPPGLPRFLLATLATYLRRPVVDVVTKSLLRDPLFFAAAAKHLIRLRFPQPQFVPWGDATLPLRRAKNWDLGVGVEGGE; this is encoded by the coding sequence GTGGAAAAGGATCAGAACAGATCGTCTGGTCGGCCCAGGGTTCTGATCGTGGGCTCGACGCCGAACATGTACGCTTTCATTGCGATTCTGCGGCCGCACGCTGAGTTCATCGCGGCGACGAACTGGCGGAATGTGCCGATGACGTGCGCGAAATCTCGGTGGTGCGACGAGTTCTGGCCGATCGCTGTTCCGGAACCCACTGAATGGGACGTGTCCTCGGGCGTGCCCGCCGACGGTGCCACGGCCGGATTCGTGAGTTACGTGCTGGAATTGACCGCGGATCTGCGGATCACGCACATAATACCCGCCAGTGACCAGATGATTTTCTGGCTCTCCGGGCACCGGGCGGCCTTCGGCGACGCCGGCGCCATCCTCTGCTGCCCGGATTTCGCTGCCACCTCGCTTGTGCAGGACAAGGTCCGGCTCAACGAGTTCGCGGAACAGCGAGGCGTGCCGGTACCGCGCAGGATCCCGGTGGGAGACGATGACGCCGCGCTGGTCGCGGTTCGGGAAGAGCTGGGCTTCCCGGTGGTGGTGAAGGGGCTGACTTCGGCAGGATCGAGCGGGGTGCGCTACGCCGAGGACGCTGGGCAATTGAGCTCAGCCGTACAGGAGCTCCGCAAGAACTCGCCCGCGGTGGCCCTCCACGAGTACATCCCGGGAACCACCGAACCGTCGGTCACGTTTCTGCTGGACAAGAAGGGGGTCCCGGTCGTCGAGACGTGGCTGCGCAAGGTCCGGTACGCCGACAGCGGGCGGTCTTGCTGCGTGATTTCGGTGTCACCGCCTCCGATCGCGCCCGCTGTCCGGGAAATGGCCCGGGAGCTGGGAATGATGGGCTGGTGCGCGTTCCAGTTCAAAGCAGACTCCCGGAGTGGTGAGCTCGTGCTCATCGAGGGAAATCCCCGAAGCGGCAACAACTTCAAGATCCTGGTGGAAATCTGGCGGAGCTTGGGCATCGACGTGGGCAAGCTGACACTCGCGGCATGGAATGGCCTGCCGTTGCCACGCCACGTCACCCCGCCAGGACTCGTAGGTGCGTCGGTGCTGGAAGAGCCGACGGCCTTTGTCGTGGCACTGAGGGGTCGGCTCAGGGGTTCGTCACGACCTGACAACAAACCGCCCGGCCTGCCGCGGTTCCTCCTGGCGACACTGGCCACCTACCTGCGCCGCCCAGTTGTCGACGTGGTCACGAAATCGCTGCTGCGCGATCCCTTGTTCTTCGCCGCGGCGGCGAAGCACTTGATTCGCCTCCGATTTCCGCAACCGCAATTCGTTCCGTGGGGGGACGCGACCTTGCCGCTGCGGCGAGCGAAAAATTGGGACCTCGGCGTGGGTGTGGAGGGCGGAGAATGA
- a CDS encoding MFS transporter, whose amino-acid sequence MTRGQPGSLWNKATFSYLAGTFLSQSGTFVSATAQSWVILAATHDPLKLGLFTAARFLPSTVLAPVIGNFVDGRHARSVVVAGNLVQAAMALLCVALAFSPNSLLFVPFLLAGVISQIFSLLEFSGRQAFLGAIVPDEHRARFTGTSNSASTLGRIVGPAIAGLVLSLGTAGLAFALDAISFVLAVVLLPRGLHELPVPKKKSSLREGLRLVLGLPEIRDLLLIFALVSLISFNVATMIPLLAGSDYLNSPAALAAFNAAFGVGSFAGGLMRTFLKSAPTVSALVGLLVFGVTFAIVGLVHPLWAVVALIAVSGVGRLMFTASSTAVLMIGVGQERRGLVSGLYSFVFNGTTPVGALVVTSLSESLGTRTTFVICGSVAVASSVLYAVSLRARREHAFVSA is encoded by the coding sequence ATGACTCGCGGGCAGCCGGGTAGTCTGTGGAACAAAGCTACCTTCTCCTACCTGGCGGGAACCTTTCTGTCGCAGTCGGGAACGTTCGTGTCCGCGACCGCGCAAAGCTGGGTGATCCTGGCGGCCACGCACGATCCCCTCAAGCTCGGGTTGTTCACCGCGGCCCGCTTCCTGCCGTCGACCGTGCTGGCTCCAGTGATCGGCAACTTCGTCGACGGACGGCACGCGCGTTCGGTAGTGGTCGCGGGCAACCTGGTGCAGGCAGCCATGGCCTTGCTCTGCGTTGCGCTGGCGTTCTCGCCGAATTCACTGCTTTTCGTGCCGTTTCTGCTCGCCGGCGTGATCAGCCAGATCTTCTCGCTGCTGGAATTCTCCGGCAGACAGGCATTTCTCGGTGCGATCGTGCCTGACGAGCACCGTGCCCGGTTCACGGGAACGAGCAATTCGGCATCGACGCTCGGCAGGATCGTCGGGCCTGCGATCGCCGGGCTCGTCCTGTCGCTGGGCACCGCCGGTCTCGCGTTCGCACTGGACGCGATCAGCTTCGTTCTTGCGGTTGTGCTTTTGCCCCGGGGCCTGCACGAGTTGCCGGTGCCGAAGAAGAAGAGCTCGCTGCGCGAGGGTCTGCGTCTGGTCCTGGGCTTGCCGGAAATTCGGGACCTGCTGCTGATCTTCGCTCTGGTCAGCCTGATCTCGTTCAACGTCGCGACGATGATACCGCTCCTGGCCGGCTCGGATTACCTCAACAGCCCGGCGGCACTGGCCGCGTTCAACGCGGCGTTCGGCGTTGGTTCGTTCGCGGGGGGCCTGATGCGGACGTTCCTGAAATCGGCGCCGACCGTCTCGGCGCTGGTCGGGTTGCTGGTGTTCGGGGTGACGTTCGCGATCGTCGGCCTGGTCCACCCATTGTGGGCGGTCGTTGCGCTGATCGCCGTCAGCGGTGTTGGGAGGTTGATGTTCACCGCCTCCTCGACTGCTGTGCTCATGATTGGCGTCGGCCAGGAACGACGGGGTCTCGTCAGCGGTCTCTACTCTTTCGTCTTCAACGGCACGACGCCGGTCGGAGCGTTGGTCGTGACCTCGCTGTCGGAGAGCTTGGGTACTCGGACGACGTTCGTCATCTGCGGCTCAGTCGCTGTCGCCAGCAGCGTTCTGTACGCTGTTTCTCTGCGAGCCCGAAGGGAACACGCATTTGTTTCGGCGTGA
- a CDS encoding DUF4147 domain-containing protein, translated as MGSLAATLIPARVDSAADPALAVALRIAQAGCGAVAADKVMERGAREIGLANHAESGRLIVIVLGKAARGALSGLQRALKGKIHSSFAVGGTGYPVPGQANAYALGDHPLPAENSTRAARSLREFVSAQALTSRDVVAVAVTGGATAMLSETIAPLWPGDLAAVSRLLLRSGLDVTIVNAVRRTCAPLLAGGLLDLLAPAQCVGLVLTDNVQVGLTGVGSGPTFATELDLPFVRYVVANEVRDDGVRARVLAAVDRVSSRRGFGVKHSNHEVGGPGLALSAMIGEGRAHGLAVESLGAAVQGDVELVARTFADRLLTSGTNPGRPVAVLGCGEVTVTVRGSGRGGRCQELALRLAQAYSGGNAFTFVAAATDGADYLPGVSGAWVSHETSSKAASRCLDIPALLRANDSYRAHDALGQVLTGPSGASNTCDVYVGISGLP; from the coding sequence TTGGGATCCCTGGCAGCGACACTGATTCCGGCCCGCGTCGATTCTGCCGCCGATCCGGCTCTCGCAGTCGCGTTGCGCATTGCCCAGGCGGGCTGCGGTGCGGTCGCGGCAGACAAGGTGATGGAACGGGGAGCGCGCGAGATAGGGCTGGCGAATCATGCGGAGAGCGGAAGGCTCATCGTCATCGTGCTGGGCAAAGCCGCCAGAGGCGCGCTCAGCGGGCTGCAGCGTGCCCTGAAAGGGAAAATCCACAGTAGCTTCGCCGTTGGCGGTACCGGTTACCCCGTCCCCGGGCAGGCCAATGCTTACGCGCTGGGCGACCATCCTTTGCCGGCGGAGAACAGCACGCGCGCTGCCCGCTCGTTGCGGGAGTTCGTCTCAGCGCAGGCCTTGACCAGCCGAGACGTCGTAGCCGTGGCGGTGACCGGCGGTGCGACCGCGATGCTCTCGGAGACCATCGCCCCGCTGTGGCCCGGCGACCTGGCCGCGGTGAGCCGTCTGCTCCTCCGGTCGGGACTCGATGTCACCATCGTCAACGCCGTCCGGCGGACTTGCGCGCCTTTGCTTGCCGGAGGCTTGCTCGATCTTCTTGCTCCGGCGCAGTGCGTCGGCCTCGTGCTTACCGACAACGTGCAGGTCGGGCTCACCGGTGTGGGGTCAGGCCCGACGTTCGCGACCGAACTGGACTTGCCCTTCGTCAGGTATGTCGTTGCTAACGAAGTGCGCGATGACGGCGTCCGTGCCCGCGTGCTCGCTGCGGTTGACAGGGTATCGAGCCGACGCGGCTTCGGCGTGAAGCACAGCAATCATGAAGTGGGAGGACCGGGGCTGGCGTTGTCGGCGATGATCGGGGAGGGCCGGGCTCATGGGCTCGCGGTGGAGAGCCTCGGTGCCGCTGTGCAAGGAGATGTCGAACTGGTCGCCCGGACATTCGCGGACCGGCTGCTCACGTCGGGAACTAATCCTGGCCGACCCGTCGCGGTGCTGGGATGCGGAGAGGTGACTGTGACTGTGCGTGGTTCAGGACGTGGCGGCCGCTGTCAGGAGCTGGCGTTGCGCTTGGCGCAGGCGTATTCGGGCGGGAATGCATTCACGTTCGTCGCCGCCGCCACGGACGGTGCCGACTACCTGCCCGGTGTCTCCGGGGCCTGGGTGAGTCACGAAACGTCGAGTAAAGCAGCTTCGCGCTGCCTCGACATCCCGGCGTTGCTTCGTGCCAACGACTCATACCGGGCGCACGATGCGCTCGGTCAGGTGCTCACGGGTCCTTCTGGCGCCAGCAACACGTGTGACGTGTATGTGGGGATCAGTGGCCTGCCCTGA
- a CDS encoding helix-turn-helix transcriptional regulator, whose protein sequence is MTPSPPIVPAFQRELDPLLLLPVRLFVLCQLADMRWRRAVVVGTALGVGGRSLAPHLVTLRAAGYLETRFERDSLVLRLTPLGLDRLTEHVTALRSVASTAAELVTARRAPPVRFAVTGLARCAKPSEGGCS, encoded by the coding sequence ATGACGCCGAGCCCGCCGATCGTGCCGGCGTTTCAACGCGAGCTGGATCCACTGCTGCTCCTGCCGGTCCGGCTGTTCGTACTGTGCCAGCTGGCGGACATGCGCTGGCGCAGGGCTGTAGTGGTCGGGACCGCTCTGGGTGTGGGCGGGCGGAGTCTCGCGCCGCACCTGGTGACCCTGCGCGCCGCCGGATACCTGGAGACCCGGTTCGAGAGAGATAGCCTGGTGCTCCGTTTGACACCGCTCGGACTCGATCGGCTGACCGAGCACGTGACGGCGCTCCGGTCTGTCGCGAGCACAGCCGCCGAACTCGTCACTGCGCGGCGCGCTCCGCCCGTCCGGTTTGCTGTGACGGGTCTGGCCCGATGCGCTAAACCGTCTGAAGGCGGCTGCTCGTGA
- a CDS encoding helix-turn-helix transcriptional regulator — MGVDRSTVIRWEAGDYAPLPYQWPKLAKVLGRTADELRELIGLRTLDGTAELGSALEPAFGWLDRHAGWSPGTARGRVATAAPVKPHSDAPAGRSRVAAALANYYRDSVPGHVLYAARCGQVDVATSVLTRPDWLDLACPLTAENDRIVLSANENAAREPVDEVGAVRRLAEAAADDVRIADVPLYRLTDVQIRPEMVGGDVQVVPFVEYALSMDLLERELHDSRAVQPGRTPLRDRYLPDLQAVLDLPGRLCAGGVLALTAIARPADPFRGEADYLLLVQERSRHVVNAARRLAVIPKSFHGPLADQRADARIGATLRRELEEELFGRGDVDRTTGVQRAADPMHPARLSAPMRWLTDQPGRLRMECTGFGFNLVSGNYEFASLVVIEDEEFWPRFGGDVEANWEAAGLRQYSTLDGDLITELIGDETWSNEGLFAFLQGLRRLSEIGGERVRIPAAELGR; from the coding sequence ATGGGCGTCGACCGCTCGACAGTCATCCGGTGGGAAGCCGGCGACTACGCGCCCCTGCCGTACCAGTGGCCGAAGCTGGCCAAGGTTCTCGGCCGCACCGCGGATGAGCTGCGCGAGCTGATCGGCCTGCGGACGCTGGATGGGACGGCGGAGCTTGGCTCGGCGCTTGAGCCTGCGTTCGGCTGGCTGGATCGGCACGCTGGGTGGTCTCCCGGTACTGCACGCGGACGCGTGGCAACCGCCGCGCCGGTGAAGCCGCATTCCGACGCGCCGGCCGGTCGGAGTCGCGTTGCAGCCGCCTTGGCGAACTATTACCGCGACTCGGTTCCCGGGCATGTGCTGTATGCCGCGCGCTGCGGACAGGTTGACGTCGCGACCAGTGTCCTGACCCGGCCGGACTGGCTGGACCTTGCTTGCCCGTTGACGGCCGAGAACGACCGGATTGTGTTGTCTGCCAACGAGAATGCGGCACGTGAGCCGGTCGACGAAGTCGGGGCGGTTCGGCGGCTGGCCGAAGCCGCGGCCGACGACGTGCGCATCGCGGACGTGCCGCTGTATCGGCTCACGGACGTGCAGATCCGACCGGAAATGGTCGGCGGCGACGTCCAGGTGGTGCCGTTCGTCGAGTACGCCCTGAGCATGGATCTTCTCGAACGGGAGCTACACGATAGCCGCGCGGTACAACCGGGTCGGACGCCGCTCCGGGACCGGTACCTGCCGGATCTTCAGGCCGTGCTCGACCTTCCGGGACGGCTTTGCGCTGGTGGCGTGCTCGCGTTGACGGCGATCGCACGGCCCGCCGATCCGTTCCGCGGTGAAGCGGACTACCTCCTGCTGGTGCAGGAGCGCTCGCGGCACGTGGTGAACGCGGCTCGCAGGCTGGCCGTCATCCCGAAGAGCTTCCACGGGCCGCTCGCCGATCAACGCGCCGACGCGCGGATCGGCGCCACGCTACGTCGCGAGCTGGAAGAAGAGCTGTTCGGCAGGGGCGACGTCGACCGGACAACCGGCGTCCAGCGGGCCGCCGATCCCATGCACCCGGCCCGACTCTCGGCGCCGATGCGGTGGTTGACCGACCAGCCCGGCCGGTTGCGGATGGAGTGCACCGGGTTCGGGTTCAACCTGGTCAGCGGGAACTACGAGTTCGCCAGCCTGGTCGTGATCGAAGATGAGGAGTTCTGGCCGCGGTTCGGCGGTGACGTCGAAGCGAACTGGGAGGCCGCCGGGCTGCGGCAGTACTCGACGCTCGACGGAGACCTGATCACCGAACTGATCGGTGACGAAACCTGGAGTAATGAGGGATTGTTCGCATTTCTCCAGGGTCTGCGTCGACTCTCCGAGATCGGCGGTGAGCGGGTGAGGATTCCCGCAGCCGAATTAGGTCGCTGA
- a CDS encoding cupin domain-containing protein: protein MTDGWTAGNANEDAADTRGWLVGHFIDPSQGVRASKDVEVKWANHPAGDKRPEWTSDDQRTTLVMLVSGEFRVEVTGGSKVMNRPGDYLMWGPGIDHSWEALADSVVLTVRWPSAT, encoded by the coding sequence GTGACTGACGGTTGGACCGCCGGCAACGCCAACGAAGATGCGGCGGACACACGCGGCTGGCTGGTCGGCCACTTCATCGATCCGTCGCAGGGTGTTCGAGCGTCGAAGGACGTGGAAGTCAAGTGGGCCAACCATCCTGCGGGCGATAAGCGTCCCGAGTGGACGTCCGATGACCAGCGAACCACGCTGGTGATGCTCGTCTCAGGTGAGTTTCGAGTGGAAGTCACCGGCGGTAGCAAAGTTATGAACCGTCCGGGCGATTACCTCATGTGGGGTCCTGGAATTGACCATTCCTGGGAAGCGTTGGCGGATTCGGTCGTCTTGACGGTCCGCTGGCCGTCAGCGACCTAA
- a CDS encoding transcriptional regulator translates to MNPAGGWTGRTATALQSALRLSQERFAERLGISARTVGSWHKKPDLRPQSDMQQVLDTALAQASDAERDRFGALTSDAPASASPAGASSEADERLDADPHIGAALEWLDRHAHWTPGTARRAVADRLARIDVQELHDRGTQRGWVSQRDVAAALTTYYGSQLDDHGLYTAQCGDLTMNTSVLTCADWLDLNCELRPPYDQFRVPSAQPEADLDLADHAFDRAVQRLAETLSMNTRLTDSPIYRLTSTDIREHQLRGTFGVSQFVHYALTADLLEGELVDAVAAGSTAMPLRDRYLPDLRSVLDVGERLCAGGVLALTAIARSADPYRGDADYLLLVQERSGNVLNAARRLAVIPKGFHQPLTDVRRDAQVGMTLRREMEEELFGRPDIDNTLGEMLAADPLHPTKLTEPMSWLMAQPGRLRMECTGFGLNLVSGNYEFASLIVIDDEEFWARYGGVVEANWESATLRQYSTTDDELVTELLGDVAWSNEGLFAMSQGLRRLAEIGGERVKLPAIEWEISQ, encoded by the coding sequence ATGAATCCGGCCGGGGGATGGACGGGACGCACGGCGACGGCATTGCAGTCGGCATTGCGGCTGAGTCAAGAGCGCTTCGCCGAACGCCTGGGAATCAGCGCGCGCACGGTGGGGTCGTGGCACAAGAAACCGGATCTTCGACCGCAGTCAGACATGCAACAGGTCTTGGACACGGCGTTGGCGCAGGCGTCGGACGCCGAGCGCGACCGGTTCGGCGCGTTGACCAGCGACGCACCAGCCAGCGCCTCGCCGGCCGGTGCGTCGAGCGAGGCTGATGAACGCCTGGACGCCGACCCTCACATCGGCGCCGCGTTGGAGTGGCTCGACCGTCACGCGCACTGGACGCCGGGCACCGCGCGGCGCGCCGTCGCCGATCGCCTCGCGCGCATCGACGTCCAGGAGCTACACGACCGCGGAACTCAGCGTGGTTGGGTCAGCCAACGTGACGTCGCCGCCGCGCTGACCACTTACTACGGCAGCCAGCTCGACGACCACGGCCTGTACACGGCGCAATGCGGTGATCTCACCATGAACACCAGCGTCCTGACCTGCGCAGACTGGCTCGACCTGAATTGCGAGCTGCGTCCGCCGTACGACCAGTTCCGGGTTCCGAGCGCGCAGCCGGAAGCCGACCTCGACCTGGCGGACCACGCCTTCGACCGCGCCGTTCAGCGACTCGCCGAGACCCTGTCCATGAACACCCGGCTCACGGACAGCCCGATCTACCGGCTCACGAGCACGGACATCCGTGAACACCAGCTTCGCGGCACGTTCGGAGTGTCCCAGTTCGTGCACTACGCGCTGACGGCCGACCTTCTCGAAGGTGAACTGGTCGACGCGGTGGCCGCGGGCTCGACGGCGATGCCGCTCAGGGACCGTTACCTGCCGGACCTCCGCTCGGTGCTCGACGTCGGCGAGCGGCTCTGCGCGGGCGGCGTCCTTGCGCTGACGGCGATCGCCCGGTCCGCCGACCCGTACCGCGGAGACGCCGACTACTTGCTACTGGTCCAAGAGCGGTCCGGCAACGTGCTGAACGCCGCGCGTCGGCTCGCGGTGATCCCGAAGGGCTTCCACCAGCCGCTGACCGACGTCCGCCGCGACGCGCAGGTGGGCATGACACTTCGCCGTGAGATGGAAGAAGAGCTGTTCGGCCGGCCCGACATCGACAACACCCTGGGCGAGATGCTCGCGGCCGACCCACTGCACCCAACCAAGCTCACCGAGCCGATGAGCTGGCTCATGGCGCAACCCGGCCGGCTGCGGATGGAGTGCACGGGGTTCGGCCTGAACCTCGTCAGCGGAAACTACGAGTTCGCCAGCCTGATCGTCATCGACGACGAAGAGTTTTGGGCACGCTACGGGGGAGTGGTCGAAGCAAACTGGGAATCCGCAACTCTTCGTCAGTATTCGACTACCGACGACGAGCTCGTCACCGAGTTGCTGGGTGATGTAGCGTGGAGCAACGAAGGATTGTTCGCGATGTCGCAAGGGCTCAGGCGCCTTGCGGAAATCGGCGGCGAGCGCGTGAAACTACCCGCGATCGAATGGGAGATCAGCCAGTGA
- a CDS encoding helix-turn-helix domain-containing protein: MTEDWAAVAKAIDMRVRELGWRQRELAERSHVSQATVRELQHHVVERRRSARTLEALSTTLGWHPRHLLAVLQNRTPPHPDEPADDGNELASRLDALEQRLAEITDRLEDVQTSLATVVEHIRPKR; encoded by the coding sequence GTGACGGAGGACTGGGCGGCGGTCGCGAAGGCGATCGACATGCGCGTGCGGGAACTGGGCTGGCGGCAACGCGAGCTGGCCGAGCGGTCGCACGTGTCGCAAGCGACCGTGCGCGAGCTTCAGCATCATGTCGTCGAGCGGCGCCGCAGTGCCCGGACGCTCGAAGCGCTGTCGACGACGCTGGGCTGGCACCCGCGGCATCTGCTGGCCGTGCTGCAGAACCGCACGCCGCCGCACCCGGACGAGCCGGCCGACGACGGCAACGAGCTCGCGTCCCGATTGGACGCGCTTGAACAGCGGCTGGCCGAGATCACAGACCGGCTCGAAGATGTTCAAACGAGCCTGGCAACCGTGGTCGAGCACATCCGGCCGAAGCGTTAG
- a CDS encoding helix-turn-helix domain-containing protein yields MNTKTTFHTIPESAWILGVSRNTVSRAIRTGALRATRCRTGLRVSSAELAKALQDGGAAWTTSS; encoded by the coding sequence ATGAACACCAAAACGACCTTTCACACCATTCCCGAGTCCGCGTGGATTCTCGGTGTCTCCCGCAACACGGTCAGCCGGGCGATCCGGACCGGCGCCCTGCGCGCCACCCGATGCCGGACCGGCCTGCGGGTCTCCTCCGCCGAGCTGGCCAAGGCGCTTCAGGACGGAGGTGCGGCATGGACGACCTCCAGCTGA
- a CDS encoding WhiB family transcriptional regulator, with product MDDLQLIGIAWRLDRLRWVPTDVLTTIVTSDGACMTPAAGGPPDARDDREFATRLCGGCPVQDECLELELRTAGAETVGVWGAMTDDDRRALHPHWLRRGERIDRGER from the coding sequence ATGGACGACCTCCAGCTGATCGGCATCGCGTGGCGGCTGGATCGCTTGCGGTGGGTGCCCACCGATGTCCTGACCACCATCGTGACCAGCGATGGAGCCTGCATGACCCCGGCGGCGGGCGGGCCGCCAGACGCTCGTGACGATCGGGAGTTCGCCACGCGCTTGTGCGGTGGCTGCCCGGTCCAGGACGAGTGTCTTGAACTGGAGCTTCGGACAGCCGGCGCCGAGACGGTCGGCGTCTGGGGCGCGATGACCGACGACGACCGGCGCGCGCTGCACCCGCACTGGCTGCGGCGCGGCGAGCGGATCGATCGGGGTGAGCGATGA
- a CDS encoding FtsK/SpoIIIE domain-containing protein has product MADSLPVKADPVLDGELVDDTLPQPRRRERRRNRFALWWLHSPRVPLWLKSRPQAVQALKDAVAWLVLSPLRFLGAVVRGVVVGARWWRGWVTVRDYRTAAEESEKLADKFIEIRALTLFRWKVSGAITVVVAIAVAVVDLVYGDDPLWIAGAAASVALAVLGRRKDGSPGRKPALAGPRTLTWTMDPQVLVDAFRDAKLIGKDETLRLVERATRVGDGWAVTVDLPATRKAADVVKNRDALASALAVDEVQLIVERVRGNGGHAGRVAMWVADEDPYASPPLRTPLLGVTQWDAWRPIPFGRDARDRRIDLPLVWTSLLVGAIPRQGKTFSARLAAAGLILDAWVRLYVADFKAGKDWDAAGLVAHRFMSGDEPEHVLALVDWLIELVGEVQTRFRRMRDLDDLTCPESKVTPEMSRDKALNMPITAIFIDEVQVPLEDRTPVDVQGKKLPAGEYVGELLTWLAKKGPAAGIVLVLATQRPDSKTIPSGLRAVLGSRFALRVMDWRDSNIVLGEQMNTRGFDSSRLLPSHKGVGILRPDGDTAAGADVLAMTVRTYYMPNEDWRTICEQGRALREAAGTLTGHAAGQDTMPLLDHAAAMMAISAGQPVDAVELPALLASIVDYLGDDLSEDGRDFVPTAELLDALEMDRRTFAQEMTDLGCRPTRDRVTGDDGEVRQVRGYLTAEIRSAISRATSGDGPDVEEDQP; this is encoded by the coding sequence ATGGCTGACTCATTGCCGGTCAAGGCCGATCCCGTGCTCGACGGCGAGCTGGTCGACGACACGTTGCCTCAGCCGCGTCGGCGTGAGCGACGTCGGAACCGATTCGCGTTGTGGTGGTTGCACTCGCCGCGGGTGCCGTTGTGGCTCAAGAGCAGGCCGCAGGCGGTGCAGGCGCTCAAGGATGCGGTGGCGTGGCTGGTGCTGTCGCCGTTGCGGTTCCTCGGTGCGGTTGTACGCGGTGTCGTCGTCGGTGCGCGGTGGTGGCGTGGGTGGGTAACCGTCCGGGATTACCGGACGGCCGCTGAGGAGTCGGAAAAGCTGGCGGACAAGTTCATCGAAATCCGGGCGCTGACGTTGTTCCGGTGGAAGGTCAGCGGCGCCATCACGGTCGTTGTCGCCATTGCTGTGGCCGTTGTCGATCTGGTGTATGGGGACGATCCACTGTGGATCGCCGGGGCGGCTGCGTCGGTAGCGCTCGCGGTTCTCGGACGCAGGAAGGACGGCAGTCCCGGGCGTAAGCCGGCGCTCGCCGGGCCACGGACGCTGACGTGGACGATGGACCCGCAGGTTCTGGTGGACGCGTTCCGGGACGCGAAGCTGATCGGCAAGGATGAGACGTTGCGGCTCGTCGAGCGAGCGACACGCGTCGGTGACGGCTGGGCGGTCACCGTCGACCTCCCTGCCACGCGCAAAGCGGCCGACGTCGTGAAGAACCGGGACGCACTCGCGTCGGCGCTCGCGGTCGATGAAGTCCAGCTGATCGTCGAGCGGGTGCGCGGCAACGGCGGGCACGCCGGCCGGGTAGCGATGTGGGTGGCCGATGAAGACCCATACGCATCGCCGCCCTTGCGGACGCCGCTGCTCGGCGTGACGCAGTGGGACGCGTGGCGGCCGATTCCATTCGGACGGGACGCGCGGGATCGGCGGATCGACCTTCCGCTGGTGTGGACGTCACTGCTCGTCGGCGCGATTCCGCGGCAGGGCAAGACGTTTTCCGCCCGGCTCGCCGCAGCGGGACTCATCCTGGACGCGTGGGTCCGGCTGTACGTGGCGGACTTCAAAGCCGGGAAGGACTGGGACGCGGCCGGTTTGGTGGCGCACCGGTTCATGTCCGGCGACGAACCCGAACACGTGCTGGCCTTGGTGGATTGGCTGATCGAGCTCGTCGGTGAGGTTCAGACGCGGTTCCGGCGGATGCGCGACCTGGACGACCTCACCTGCCCGGAGTCGAAGGTCACGCCGGAGATGTCGCGTGACAAGGCGTTGAACATGCCGATCACAGCGATCTTCATCGATGAGGTTCAGGTTCCGTTGGAGGACCGCACACCCGTTGATGTGCAAGGAAAGAAGCTTCCCGCGGGTGAGTATGTCGGTGAGCTGCTGACATGGCTGGCGAAGAAGGGGCCGGCCGCGGGGATCGTGCTCGTGCTCGCGACGCAGCGGCCGGACTCGAAGACGATCCCGTCCGGGCTGCGCGCGGTGCTCGGCTCGCGGTTCGCCTTGCGGGTGATGGATTGGCGCGACTCGAACATCGTGCTCGGCGAGCAGATGAACACGCGAGGATTCGACTCGTCGCGGCTACTGCCCTCGCACAAGGGCGTCGGCATCCTGCGGCCGGACGGCGACACCGCGGCCGGCGCCGACGTCCTGGCCATGACGGTCCGGACCTACTACATGCCGAACGAGGACTGGCGGACCATCTGCGAGCAAGGCCGCGCGCTGCGCGAAGCGGCCGGGACGTTGACCGGGCATGCGGCCGGGCAGGACACCATGCCGCTGCTCGACCACGCCGCGGCAATGATGGCAATCAGCGCAGGCCAGCCCGTCGACGCGGTTGAGCTGCCCGCGCTGCTCGCGTCGATCGTCGACTACCTGGGCGACGATCTCAGCGAGGACGGCCGGGACTTCGTACCGACGGCCGAACTGCTCGACGCGCTGGAGATGGACCGGCGGACGTTCGCCCAGGAAATGACCGACCTCGGATGTCGGCCGACCCGGGACCGGGTGACCGGCGACGACGGCGAGGTTAGGCAGGTGCGCGGATACCTGACGGCTGAAATCAGGAGTGCGATCAGCCGCGCGACCAGCGGCGACGGGCCGGACGTCGAAGAAGATCAGCCATGA